The sequence TCCGCAAATCGCCGGCCCCGTTGCCAGAGACCTGAATGACCGCGGCTATGCCGTCCGTTGGCTGCAGACGGGCGAACGGGCCGTGGAAGAGGCGGACGGCTGCCAATTGGTTATTCTGGATGTCATGCTGCCGGGATTGGACGGATTCACCGTGGGCCAGCGGCTAAAGAAGATTTTTCCAGACATTCCCATTCTGATGCTCTCGGCGAGAACGTCCATTGACGACAAGCTCCAAGGTCTGGGGTTTGCCGACGACTATTTAACCAAACCGTTTCATCCGGACGAGCTGGCCGCGAGAATCGGTGTTTTGCTGCGGCGTGCGGGCAGCGTGTCATCTTCGCCGCTAACACTTAGGCATCTGACCGTCTATGAAGAGGAGAACCGGAT is a genomic window of Paenibacillus durus ATCC 35681 containing:
- a CDS encoding response regulator transcription factor gives rise to the protein MSGTLLYIEDDPQIAGPVARDLNDRGYAVRWLQTGERAVEEADGCQLVILDVMLPGLDGFTVGQRLKKIFPDIPILMLSARTSIDDKLQGLGFADDYLTKPFHPDELAARIGVLLRRAGSVSSSPLTLRHLTVYEEENRIVQAESGEEIPLTGKQFQIFFYLLRHLGQIMTKEQIYEAVWGEPYMEGDKTLMVHIRYLREKLEKDPGAPEIIETVRGIGYRVKA